A single genomic interval of Hyalangium gracile harbors:
- a CDS encoding ABC transporter ATP-binding protein, with protein MAMIEVQNLTKKYRERSAIEGLSFSVNEGEILGFLGPNGAGKSTTMKILTGFLPPSSGTAKVAGFDVFEQPLEVKRRIGYLPETPPLYPEMTVRGYLKFVASLKRLPGRGLKAEVDRVAGLTGVADVMDRVIQNLSKGFKQRVGIAQALLGAPPVLILDEPTEGLDPSQRADVRGLIKGLAGKHTLILSTHILPEVTMTCEKVLIINQGKMVAYDEIRKLASVHGQSENVSLEEIFIKLTAA; from the coding sequence ATGGCGATGATCGAGGTCCAGAACCTCACGAAGAAGTACCGGGAGCGGAGCGCCATCGAGGGCCTCTCCTTCAGCGTCAACGAGGGGGAGATCCTCGGCTTCCTGGGCCCCAACGGGGCGGGCAAGTCCACGACGATGAAGATCCTCACCGGGTTCCTGCCCCCGTCCTCGGGCACGGCGAAGGTGGCGGGCTTCGACGTCTTCGAGCAGCCGCTGGAGGTGAAGCGGCGCATCGGGTACCTGCCAGAGACGCCGCCGCTCTACCCGGAGATGACGGTGCGCGGCTACCTGAAGTTCGTCGCCTCGCTCAAGCGGCTGCCGGGGCGCGGGCTCAAGGCAGAGGTGGACCGGGTGGCCGGGCTCACCGGGGTGGCGGACGTCATGGACCGCGTCATCCAGAACCTCTCCAAGGGCTTCAAGCAGCGCGTGGGCATCGCGCAGGCCCTGCTGGGCGCGCCGCCGGTGCTCATCCTCGACGAGCCCACCGAGGGGTTGGACCCTTCTCAGCGCGCCGACGTGCGCGGCCTCATCAAGGGGCTGGCCGGCAAGCACACCCTCATCCTCTCCACGCACATCCTGCCGGAGGTGACGATGACGTGTGAGAAGGTGCTCATCATCAACCAGGGGAAGATGGTCGCCTACGACGAGATCCGGAAGCTGGCCTCGGTGCACGGCCAGTCCGAGAACGTCTCGCTCGAGGAGATCTTCATCAAGCTGACGGCCGCCTGA
- a CDS encoding N,N-dimethylformamidase beta subunit family domain-containing protein has product MGQARRCWGLGIIVLCLLGLAGCQDRTSRPPPSEGKSETPPLSGDPDAGLPPESGDGGTENPPPKPDGGTPEQPLPEPDADAVRKENQRSGTEDWRIRRGANGREIEGYPLVATVTQGQRVPVAVNVPEARNFRWYVYRLGHYGGKGARELARGGPLRAPRQPECPIDESTGVVACQWAPTIEIETKADWVRGVYLVKLVREDGYERYVPFFVRDARPRSEVVAIIPTATWAAYNVWGGTSLYDDKLGVMKRKYGVSRAFQSSYDRPYYRGHGAGHLLMDDLSLVTWLEAQGLDVGYATNEDVDARDFFSGAKAIFMSGHDEYWTGTIRDRVDRAVAEGRSLINLGANQAYWQVRLDPAKDGRPRRIVTCYKGDVRDPVGAQSPLRTVKFRDAPVSRPENKLFGVMFNSRWHQFSFPLVITDPNHWAMAGTGFRAGDTIWMANGYELDEIVNNGQSPQGLQVLAESPGLSLQGAFGIGQMVLRKQGDAWVFSSGGIDFVHTLSDAQAADPRAARIVANVLYRALGRSVPSNLVQFPPPRPPVPQGPFASRVQTVAGQAGLKGGIDGPAGLGQLGAPVAVAVLPDGGWVVADALSDSVKRVSSMGDIQTVLTGLDGPMGAAVDASGNIYVSDTDQHCIRRISWDGTATVFAGALGQAGSSDGLATSARFNQPAGLTIAPDGALLVADMTNGLIRRIDLVAPGNPVTTLQADKWLYRPSALVSKTDGTLYIVETGMARVVELKNGIVSTVAGTTPGYADGAPATSQMLPYLGIALLEDGSLAVADPGNYRIRRILFRSDGKAREVTTLAGSGRFGARDGDGQNADFVLPAGLAVGPDGTLYVADSGNALLRSVRP; this is encoded by the coding sequence ATGGGGCAGGCAAGGCGGTGCTGGGGACTGGGAATCATCGTGCTGTGCCTGCTGGGGCTTGCGGGCTGCCAGGACCGCACCAGCCGGCCGCCTCCCTCCGAAGGCAAGAGCGAGACGCCGCCCCTCTCGGGCGATCCGGACGCGGGTCTGCCTCCGGAGTCGGGAGATGGGGGAACCGAGAACCCTCCCCCGAAGCCGGATGGCGGCACGCCGGAGCAGCCCCTGCCCGAGCCCGACGCCGACGCCGTGCGCAAGGAGAACCAGCGCTCGGGGACCGAGGACTGGCGCATCCGGCGCGGTGCCAATGGCAGGGAGATCGAGGGCTATCCGCTCGTGGCCACGGTGACGCAGGGGCAGCGCGTCCCAGTGGCGGTCAACGTGCCCGAGGCGCGCAACTTCCGCTGGTACGTGTACCGGCTGGGCCACTACGGCGGTAAGGGCGCTCGGGAGCTGGCCCGTGGAGGCCCGCTCCGGGCGCCGCGTCAGCCGGAGTGCCCCATCGACGAGAGCACGGGCGTGGTGGCCTGCCAGTGGGCGCCCACCATCGAGATCGAGACGAAGGCCGACTGGGTGCGCGGCGTCTACCTGGTGAAGCTGGTGCGCGAGGACGGCTACGAGCGGTACGTGCCCTTCTTCGTGCGTGACGCCAGGCCGCGCTCGGAGGTGGTGGCGATCATCCCCACGGCCACGTGGGCCGCGTACAACGTGTGGGGAGGCACGAGCCTCTATGACGACAAGCTCGGAGTGATGAAGCGCAAGTACGGCGTGAGCCGGGCGTTCCAGTCCTCCTATGACCGTCCCTACTACCGAGGCCATGGCGCCGGACATCTGCTGATGGACGATCTCAGCCTGGTCACGTGGCTGGAGGCGCAGGGGCTGGACGTGGGCTACGCCACGAACGAGGACGTCGACGCGCGGGACTTCTTCAGCGGCGCGAAGGCCATCTTCATGTCGGGCCATGACGAGTACTGGACCGGGACGATCCGCGACCGGGTGGACCGGGCTGTGGCGGAGGGCCGCTCGCTGATCAACCTGGGCGCCAACCAGGCCTACTGGCAGGTGCGCCTGGATCCGGCCAAGGACGGCCGGCCCCGCCGCATCGTCACCTGCTACAAGGGCGATGTGCGCGATCCGGTGGGGGCGCAGAGCCCGCTGCGGACGGTGAAGTTCCGCGATGCGCCGGTGTCGCGGCCGGAGAACAAGCTCTTCGGCGTGATGTTCAACAGCCGCTGGCACCAGTTCTCGTTCCCGCTGGTCATCACCGACCCGAACCACTGGGCCATGGCGGGCACGGGCTTCCGCGCGGGCGACACCATCTGGATGGCCAACGGCTACGAGCTGGACGAGATCGTCAACAACGGCCAGTCGCCGCAGGGGCTGCAGGTGCTGGCCGAGTCTCCTGGCCTCTCGCTGCAGGGTGCGTTCGGCATCGGGCAGATGGTGCTGCGCAAGCAGGGCGATGCGTGGGTCTTCTCCTCGGGCGGCATCGACTTCGTGCACACGCTGTCGGACGCGCAGGCCGCGGATCCACGCGCCGCGCGCATCGTGGCCAACGTCCTCTACCGGGCGCTGGGGCGCTCCGTGCCTTCCAACCTGGTGCAGTTCCCCCCGCCGAGGCCTCCGGTGCCGCAGGGGCCCTTCGCGAGCCGCGTGCAGACGGTGGCCGGCCAGGCGGGGCTGAAGGGCGGCATCGACGGGCCCGCGGGCCTGGGGCAGCTCGGCGCGCCGGTCGCCGTGGCGGTTCTGCCTGACGGCGGGTGGGTGGTGGCGGACGCGCTCTCGGACTCGGTCAAGCGCGTGTCCTCCATGGGAGACATCCAGACGGTGCTGACGGGGCTCGACGGTCCGATGGGAGCCGCCGTCGATGCCTCGGGCAACATCTATGTCTCGGACACGGACCAGCACTGCATCCGCCGCATCAGCTGGGATGGCACGGCGACGGTGTTCGCCGGGGCGCTGGGGCAGGCGGGCTCGTCGGACGGGCTCGCCACGAGCGCGCGCTTCAACCAGCCCGCGGGTCTGACGATCGCGCCGGACGGAGCGTTGCTGGTGGCGGACATGACCAACGGCCTCATCCGCCGGATCGATCTGGTGGCGCCGGGCAACCCGGTGACGACGCTGCAGGCGGACAAGTGGCTCTACCGGCCGTCGGCGCTGGTGTCGAAGACGGACGGCACGCTCTACATCGTGGAGACGGGCATGGCGCGCGTGGTGGAGCTGAAGAACGGCATCGTCTCCACGGTGGCGGGCACCACGCCGGGGTACGCGGATGGCGCGCCGGCCACGTCGCAGATGCTGCCGTACCTGGGCATCGCGCTGCTGGAGGATGGCTCGCTGGCGGTGGCGGACCCTGGCAACTACCGCATCCGGCGCATCCTCTTCCGGTCCGACGGCAAGGCCCGCGAGGTGACGACGCTGGCGGGCTCGGGACGGTTCGGCGCTCGGGACGGGGATGGGCAGAACGCGGACTTCGTCCTGCCGGCGGGACTGGCGGTGGGGCCGGACGGAACGCTCTACGTGGCGGACTCGGGCAACGCGCTGCTGCGCTCCGTGCGGCCCTGA
- a CDS encoding Ig-like domain-containing protein: MRRLPLALLLIAACSLPLIPGCGDDDTSPQPPSQPAPDGGTPDGGGTGTPDAGPDAGAGDTTAPSVISSSPAEGTTGLYPVEVYYRTTGQAGLSERKVFTVEFSEPMDTSVIQATLLNLTDSTATPRSVQGTWAADGRKLTLVALQPDEGGPVLEEDSSYALDLKGFRDPSGNPLDATHPGLGDGRLDFKTGANDPLLNHACGHTLVDTVLPVSASATPTGTVPRTDQTHKLYEVTMPQEGSGYSGYTRLRLAPETAYVLFLDHEVSVALSTSTDGAPVDSSIETAPPACSGITHRVLFTAPDAPEVRARFTSPDSKLRVILEESF; this comes from the coding sequence ATGCGCCGTCTCCCTCTTGCCCTCCTGCTCATCGCGGCCTGCTCGCTGCCACTCATCCCCGGCTGCGGCGACGATGACACCTCCCCCCAGCCTCCGAGCCAGCCCGCGCCCGATGGAGGTACCCCGGATGGTGGAGGCACTGGAACGCCGGACGCCGGGCCCGACGCGGGAGCGGGCGACACCACGGCTCCCAGCGTGATCTCCTCCAGCCCCGCCGAGGGCACCACGGGCCTCTACCCCGTCGAGGTGTACTACCGGACCACCGGGCAGGCAGGGCTGTCCGAGCGCAAGGTCTTCACCGTGGAGTTCAGCGAGCCCATGGACACCTCCGTCATCCAGGCCACGCTGTTGAACCTGACGGACAGCACGGCCACGCCGCGTTCCGTTCAGGGCACCTGGGCCGCGGACGGGCGGAAGCTGACCCTCGTCGCGCTCCAGCCCGATGAGGGCGGCCCCGTGCTCGAGGAGGACAGCTCCTACGCCCTGGACCTGAAGGGCTTCCGGGATCCATCGGGCAACCCGCTCGATGCGACCCATCCCGGGCTGGGAGATGGCCGGCTCGACTTCAAGACGGGCGCCAACGATCCGCTGCTCAACCATGCCTGCGGGCACACGCTCGTCGACACCGTGCTGCCCGTGAGCGCGTCCGCGACTCCCACGGGGACGGTGCCTCGCACGGATCAGACGCACAAGCTCTATGAGGTGACGATGCCGCAGGAGGGCAGCGGGTACTCCGGCTACACCCGCCTGCGGCTGGCGCCCGAGACCGCCTATGTGCTCTTCCTCGACCACGAGGTCTCCGTGGCCCTGAGCACGTCCACGGACGGTGCCCCCGTGGATTCCTCGATCGAGACAGCCCCCCCCGCATGCTCGGGCATCACGCACCGCGTCCTCTTCACGGCGCCGGATGCCCCCGAGGTTCGCGCGCGCTTCACCTCGCCAGACTCGAAGCTCCGAGTGATCCTCGAAGAATCCTTCTGA
- a CDS encoding DUF4340 domain-containing protein — protein MKQTEKSLITLLAVTLAAGGLGLYAYFGVKKPEEAQVQRKEQSEKIFATSTPDEKPGSASTAAPVFTQLTVQAQGVTATLERQGDTWRLTSPVSGKADKWVVDNITQQLQSAKFKATVEEAPTDADLEKYGLKTPVFSVTAKAYVPDASGGGKDDPARQRTVTLHGGIENTFDGSVYVRRDGDPRVYSADGSVRYALEKDLYALRDKEVLGLDEASLKAVEVTAKANSYALERGADGAWRLTKPTAVAADADRLKLMLQSLREQRALSFPTDSPAERTRLGLDKPVADARFTLKEGEPVRVRLSQAKEGAATKTYALREQGSEATLAEVPEAALTALDVGLPELRTKLLLTFKREDVKRLVFHAGAGGAPLTLANTKPDSNALDGWQVESPKAGKAQSVKVASLLNTLGNLKASTLGEANPRKWEQYGITDTSRGVSLQDASGKELARLWIGSAVPGKEGSVYVRGSSNQVAEVEQVRLSNLPERPEDVLEGSSPAATDGGSASDGGAPLAQP, from the coding sequence GTGAAGCAGACCGAAAAGAGCCTGATCACCCTGCTCGCCGTCACCCTCGCCGCGGGAGGGCTCGGCCTGTACGCGTACTTCGGCGTGAAGAAGCCGGAGGAGGCGCAGGTCCAGCGCAAGGAGCAGTCCGAGAAGATCTTCGCCACGAGCACGCCGGACGAGAAGCCCGGGAGCGCCAGCACCGCGGCGCCCGTCTTCACGCAGCTCACCGTGCAGGCCCAAGGCGTCACCGCGACGCTGGAGCGCCAGGGAGACACCTGGCGCCTGACCTCGCCCGTGTCGGGCAAGGCGGACAAGTGGGTCGTGGACAACATCACCCAGCAGCTCCAGTCCGCGAAGTTCAAGGCCACCGTCGAGGAGGCTCCCACCGACGCGGACCTGGAGAAGTACGGCCTCAAGACGCCCGTCTTCTCGGTGACGGCGAAGGCCTACGTCCCGGATGCCTCCGGCGGCGGCAAGGACGACCCGGCCCGCCAGCGCACGGTGACGCTGCATGGAGGCATCGAGAACACCTTCGACGGCTCCGTGTACGTGCGGCGCGATGGGGACCCGCGCGTGTACTCGGCGGACGGCTCGGTGCGCTACGCGCTGGAGAAGGACCTTTACGCGCTGCGTGACAAGGAGGTTCTCGGCCTCGACGAGGCCTCGCTGAAGGCCGTGGAGGTGACGGCGAAGGCGAACAGCTATGCGCTGGAGCGCGGGGCGGACGGGGCCTGGCGGCTGACGAAGCCCACGGCGGTGGCGGCGGACGCGGACCGCCTGAAGCTGATGCTCCAGTCGCTGCGCGAGCAGCGGGCGCTCTCCTTCCCCACGGACTCGCCGGCGGAGCGCACGAGGCTGGGCCTGGACAAGCCCGTGGCGGATGCGCGCTTCACGCTCAAGGAGGGCGAGCCGGTGCGCGTGCGGCTCTCCCAGGCGAAAGAGGGAGCGGCCACGAAGACGTACGCGCTGCGCGAGCAGGGCTCGGAGGCGACGCTCGCGGAGGTGCCCGAGGCCGCGCTCACCGCGCTGGACGTGGGGCTGCCGGAGCTGCGGACCAAGCTGCTGCTGACCTTCAAGCGCGAGGACGTGAAGCGCCTCGTCTTCCACGCGGGCGCGGGTGGCGCTCCCCTCACGCTGGCCAACACGAAGCCGGACTCGAACGCCCTGGACGGCTGGCAGGTGGAGTCTCCCAAGGCGGGCAAGGCCCAGTCGGTGAAGGTGGCCTCGCTGCTCAACACCCTGGGCAACCTGAAGGCTTCCACCCTCGGAGAAGCCAACCCGAGGAAGTGGGAGCAGTACGGCATCACCGACACCTCTCGCGGCGTGTCGCTGCAGGACGCGAGCGGCAAGGAGCTGGCGCGGCTGTGGATCGGCTCGGCGGTGCCCGGCAAGGAAGGCTCCGTCTACGTCCGGGGCTCCAGCAACCAGGTGGCAGAGGTGGAGCAGGTCCGCCTCTCCAATCTCCCCGAGCGTCCCGAGGACGTGCTGGAGGGCTCCTCCCCCGCTGCCACGGATGGTGGCAGCGCCTCGGATGGCGGAGCTCCCCTGGCTCAGCCCTGA
- a CDS encoding ABC transporter permease, with protein MRTALAIARKELSIYFTTPWAYAVFTAMVGISSFFFMGLLQTFKDVQEMAQAFGWGQMPPDTVAYRNLTDGVVVQLWGVILIVTLFVAPFLSMRLFAEEKRNKTFELLMTTPVSPLELVLGKYLGGLGIIGATLGLTIVFPLMLSAFGSSASGTVLEWPTVLLGYGAVLLWGATCMAVGMFISSLTESQMVAALLTFAVMLPWMLLRGLAQSAEEPVRSFINYLAFDAQLSNLLKGVLDLKALVFFFSVILFSLLLTHRTVEAQRWA; from the coding sequence ATGCGCACCGCGCTGGCGATCGCCCGCAAGGAGCTGTCCATCTACTTCACCACCCCGTGGGCCTACGCGGTCTTCACGGCGATGGTGGGCATCTCGTCGTTCTTCTTCATGGGCCTGCTGCAGACGTTCAAGGACGTGCAGGAGATGGCCCAGGCGTTCGGCTGGGGGCAGATGCCGCCGGACACCGTGGCCTACCGCAACCTCACGGACGGCGTCGTCGTGCAATTGTGGGGCGTCATCCTCATCGTCACACTCTTCGTGGCACCGTTCCTCTCCATGCGGCTGTTCGCCGAGGAGAAGCGCAACAAGACGTTCGAGCTGCTGATGACCACGCCGGTGAGCCCGCTGGAGCTGGTGCTGGGCAAGTACCTGGGCGGGCTGGGCATCATCGGCGCGACGCTGGGGCTGACGATCGTCTTCCCGCTCATGCTGTCTGCGTTCGGGTCCAGCGCCTCCGGCACGGTGCTGGAGTGGCCCACGGTGCTGCTGGGCTACGGCGCGGTGCTGCTGTGGGGCGCCACGTGCATGGCGGTGGGGATGTTCATCTCCTCGCTCACCGAGAGCCAGATGGTGGCCGCGCTGCTCACCTTCGCGGTGATGCTGCCGTGGATGCTGCTGCGCGGGCTGGCGCAGAGCGCGGAGGAGCCCGTGCGCTCCTTCATCAACTACCTGGCCTTCGACGCGCAGCTGTCCAACCTGCTCAAGGGCGTGCTGGACCTGAAGGCGCTGGTGTTCTTCTTCTCCGTCATCCTCTTCTCGCTGCTGCTCACCCACCGCACGGTGGAAGCACAGCGCTGGGCCTAG
- a CDS encoding GldG family protein — protein MRTSSVGKILGALGLMFLLSSPFTLFFTSGSVALTAAKAVAGLVLLGVYFATHFQQFGQVATRRSSFFFGTSVLLGVVTLGGLVAVNYIAFKKNKSWDLTRAKLFTLAPQTSTTLGGLKEKVHALAFLPPSHPYYDTVEQLFRLYQAEAPEKFGYAFKDPQRNPDLAAKYQLKEGQATVVLVRGEGASASHTTLNTISEQELTNALIKLNAVGTQKVYFLTGHGEWPLESEPPAPGQPSDSLSELRKQLLQEGYTADELNLAGQKEVPRDAALVIIAGAKTPYTPPEVEALRQYLAAGGRMLYFAEASVEPKLDTLLAEYGVEVDKGIAADPQFNSGNPYVLVSMFYGEHELTRPLRQRKLNLEFPTARSLTVLRQGMAPGVTAQAVVLTSPFAWVETTPDADATPSDGEKSGQLTLVAAAMRDTKSAQDKRFDEARVVVVGDSEILLDPNWGHEANRNLVLNALGWATNQVEKITIRPPDREVSTLEIDRDMLDNIRFVSTDLLPLSLLGVGLAIWLSRRNK, from the coding sequence ATGAGAACCTCCTCCGTCGGAAAGATCCTCGGCGCGCTCGGGCTGATGTTCCTGCTGTCCAGCCCGTTCACCCTCTTCTTCACCTCGGGCTCGGTGGCGCTCACGGCCGCCAAGGCGGTGGCCGGGCTGGTGCTGCTGGGCGTGTACTTCGCCACCCATTTCCAGCAGTTCGGCCAAGTCGCCACGCGCCGCTCCAGCTTCTTCTTCGGCACCTCGGTGCTGCTGGGCGTGGTGACGCTGGGCGGGCTGGTGGCCGTCAACTACATCGCCTTCAAGAAGAACAAGAGCTGGGATCTGACGAGGGCGAAGCTCTTCACCCTGGCGCCGCAGACGAGCACCACGCTCGGCGGCCTGAAGGAGAAGGTGCACGCCCTGGCCTTCCTGCCGCCCAGCCACCCCTACTACGACACCGTGGAGCAGCTGTTCCGCCTCTATCAGGCCGAGGCCCCCGAGAAGTTCGGCTACGCCTTCAAGGATCCGCAGCGGAACCCGGACCTGGCGGCGAAGTACCAGCTCAAGGAGGGTCAGGCGACGGTGGTGCTCGTGCGCGGCGAGGGCGCCAGCGCGTCCCACACCACGCTCAACACCATCTCCGAGCAGGAGCTGACCAACGCCCTCATCAAGCTCAACGCGGTGGGCACCCAGAAGGTCTACTTCCTCACCGGACACGGCGAGTGGCCGCTGGAGTCCGAGCCCCCCGCCCCCGGTCAGCCGAGCGACAGCCTCTCGGAGCTCCGCAAGCAGCTGCTCCAGGAGGGCTACACCGCCGACGAGCTGAACCTGGCCGGCCAGAAGGAGGTGCCGAGAGACGCCGCGCTGGTGATCATCGCCGGGGCGAAGACGCCCTACACGCCGCCGGAGGTGGAGGCGCTGCGCCAGTACCTGGCGGCGGGCGGGAGGATGCTCTACTTCGCGGAGGCCAGCGTCGAGCCGAAGCTGGACACGCTCCTGGCCGAGTACGGCGTGGAGGTGGACAAGGGCATCGCCGCGGACCCGCAGTTCAACAGCGGCAACCCCTATGTCCTCGTCTCCATGTTCTACGGCGAGCACGAGCTGACGCGGCCGCTGCGCCAGCGCAAGCTCAACCTCGAGTTCCCCACGGCGCGCAGCCTCACGGTGCTCCGCCAGGGCATGGCCCCGGGGGTGACGGCCCAGGCCGTGGTGCTCACCTCGCCCTTTGCGTGGGTAGAGACGACGCCGGATGCGGACGCCACGCCCTCGGATGGAGAGAAGTCCGGCCAGCTCACCCTGGTGGCCGCCGCCATGCGGGACACGAAGAGCGCCCAGGACAAGCGCTTCGACGAGGCGCGCGTGGTGGTGGTGGGTGACTCGGAGATCCTCCTGGATCCCAACTGGGGCCACGAGGCCAACCGCAACCTGGTGCTCAACGCCCTGGGCTGGGCGACGAACCAGGTGGAGAAGATCACCATCCGCCCGCCGGACCGGGAGGTCTCCACGCTGGAGATCGATCGGGACATGCTGGACAACATCCGCTTCGTGTCCACGGACCTGCTGCCCCTGTCCCTCCTGGGCGTGGGGCTGGCCATCTGGCTGTCGAGGCGAAACAAGTGA
- a CDS encoding aspartate kinase has product MPIVVQKYGGSSVADVEKIRKVAQRVKARREAGYQVVVVVSAMGDTTDELLSLAKQVSPDPPRRELDMLLTCGERISMALLSMALQEQGVPAISFTGSQSGIITNDTHSQARIVEVRPFRVFEELDRGKVVIVAGYQGVSYKKEVTTLGRGGSDTTAVALAAALEAEACEIYSDVDGIFSADPRVVPDARKLETLSYDEMQELASAGAKVLNAQAVEFAKAKGIVILARTAHAQGTGTAVQELTVPSDTRVKGVTAEQEMAVLSASSERVRLPELLEFLDARGVRGRALSFDGLLGREPRSYLAVPLQDIHGLEAVRQDLATRFGQDVSLQEQVGTVTCVGAGINADWAYLRRALLAAEELGARVHAVHTSPLQLSLLVDKAYLKPLTARLHREFLGA; this is encoded by the coding sequence ATGCCCATCGTGGTCCAGAAGTACGGCGGCTCCTCGGTCGCCGATGTGGAGAAGATTCGCAAGGTCGCCCAGCGCGTGAAGGCCAGGCGCGAGGCGGGCTACCAGGTGGTCGTCGTGGTCTCCGCCATGGGAGACACCACGGACGAGCTGCTCTCGCTGGCCAAGCAGGTGTCGCCCGATCCGCCCCGGCGCGAGCTGGACATGCTGCTGACGTGCGGCGAGCGCATCTCCATGGCGCTGCTCTCCATGGCGCTCCAGGAGCAGGGCGTGCCGGCCATCAGCTTCACCGGCAGCCAGAGCGGCATCATCACCAATGACACGCACTCGCAAGCCCGCATCGTCGAGGTGCGCCCCTTCCGCGTCTTCGAGGAGCTGGACCGGGGCAAGGTCGTCATCGTCGCCGGCTACCAGGGCGTCTCCTATAAGAAGGAGGTGACGACGCTGGGGCGTGGCGGCTCGGACACCACGGCGGTGGCGCTGGCCGCGGCGCTCGAGGCGGAGGCGTGTGAGATCTACTCCGACGTGGACGGCATCTTCTCCGCGGACCCGCGGGTGGTGCCGGACGCGCGCAAGCTGGAGACGCTCTCCTATGACGAGATGCAGGAGCTGGCCAGCGCGGGCGCCAAGGTGCTCAACGCCCAGGCGGTGGAGTTCGCCAAGGCCAAGGGCATCGTCATCCTCGCGCGCACCGCGCATGCGCAGGGCACGGGCACGGCCGTTCAGGAGCTGACGGTCCCCTCCGACACGCGCGTCAAGGGTGTGACGGCGGAGCAGGAGATGGCGGTGCTGTCGGCGTCCTCGGAGCGGGTGCGGCTGCCGGAGCTGCTGGAGTTCCTGGACGCCCGAGGCGTGCGGGGCAGGGCGCTGAGCTTCGACGGGCTGCTCGGGCGGGAGCCGAGGAGCTACCTGGCGGTGCCGCTGCAGGACATCCACGGGCTGGAGGCGGTGAGGCAGGATCTGGCCACGCGCTTCGGCCAGGATGTGTCGCTCCAGGAACAGGTGGGCACCGTCACCTGCGTGGGGGCGGGCATCAACGCGGACTGGGCGTACCTGCGCCGGGCCCTGCTGGCCGCGGAGGAGCTGGGGGCTCGGGTGCATGCGGTCCACACCTCGCCGCTCCAGCTCTCCCTGCTGGTGGACAAGGCGTACCTGAAGCCCCTCACCGCTCGCCTGCACCGCGAGTTCCTCGGCGCGTGA